Below is a genomic region from Gillisia sp. Hel_I_86.
GGAAATGGCACCCAAATAACCACTGGATTTATTGATATTGTTATTGATTTCTTGCAATACGATGGCCAGATGTTCAAGATCTAGCTTTTCAGTCAAAGCCTTGACACGCCACTCATAATTCTCTAAGCGTTTTTCTTGGGCAGTTCCTGTTCGTTTTATACCAACAATATCAAAAGGCTTTTGGCAGATAGCCCAAGTTTGACTTTTATTTTTATCCTGCAGTTCATCGGAAAGTGTAGATGAGAGAATGTTCGGATAGATTTTTTTTTGAGTGTCCCATATTTTTTTAAATTCTTCTTTAAGGTCAGAGCGATAGAAATCTGGAATATATTTTCCATCTTTTTTTAATATGGTCAAAACATATTCGCCGGGCGTTAGATTTTCATCGTACAACTTTTTTGCAACTGCCATCCCGTCGATAGCTTGTCCATCTTCCTCATTTTGAGCTTTACGACTGCTTTTATAGCCACGCTTTTTATTGATAGTGAGAAAAACTTTGGCTAGATCTTCCAGTTCAATTTTTTTTGCTGAGGCGCTTGCCCGTAATGAAAGGGTTTGATGCGTAGTGTTTTTTCCTATTTCGGTTAGAGCCGTATCACTATCAATAAAACCATTGAATTTTAAGATTTCAATTAAGTTTTTCCTCCGCATTTTATAGCGTTGTAGATTACGGCGAGCACCACGCTTTTGAGTTCGAGAAGCGTTAGGTGTCAAGGATTTTCCTCCAGCAAAGTCCTGAGTAGGGTTTTTCGATTCAGATACTTTCCCAGAAGCATCAACCTTGCTGAAATTATCATATTGAATGACACGTACCCCAAGCTTAATGATTGATGAAGTTTCTTGCTCGTTTCCTGCTTCATTTACGAGGGCCCACCCTATAGAGTTTGTCCCCAAATCAAGTCCTAAAATTCTTTTCATATTGTATTTTTTAACCTAAATATATGATATCTAAAAATTAATCTTTTACGGAATCCCACATTGCATAGTTCAATTTTAATCCTTAATATTGTCTTACAATTTTGAAGCAATTCACAATAAGGATTATTCCGTTGTGAAAACATTTAAGCCGCCTCACCTTCCAATGTGGGGCATTTTTCGTTTTTATGTTTCATGAACTCCGCTTTATGAATATATAAAAGACGTGAGCTAAAACATTAAGGCAGCCTTCACGGGTCGCTTTCTTATTTTTCATGCTTTAGAATCGTTGATTTAATATGTTTTTTTGGAGAATCTCGAAGTAGGGATTGTAAGATTCCAATACATATTTAATTATAAATAATTAGAACCACAACTATAATGTTAATTTATCGATAAAAAGCAACCATTATTTAATAAATCAGTTTAAGCGATTTTTAAATAGTGCTCGAAATTTCGAAAACAGATCTTACAATATTAATCCTTTTATTGTCCGTTATCATTATTAAAAATTTCAAATCGAGAGTTCAAAATATGGTTATAATTGGCTTGCATCTCTTCACTCAAAAAAGAGTTCTCAATTAAATAGAATCCTTTATTAAACACCGGTTCACAATGGGAGTAATTTTCCAAGATATAGTTTTTTTTTAATAAAGTAAATAGTTCTTATTAGGGGGCTTAAAAAGGTTTTCACCTATTTGGCTTAATTATTTTATAAATTGAAACAAGGTGTTAGTATGGAAGGAAATATTTATTTCAATGCATTAAGAACGACTCCATTTACATAATAGTTAGTTCTACCTATTTTAAATTTGGTCAGGTGACCATCTTCTGCCAATTGGTTTAAATAATTAGCTGCAGTGATGCGTGAGATATGCAGCTCTTTTTGTAAAAATTCTATTTTCGTGTAAGGTTGCTTAAACAAATGGTTAAGTAGATCTTGACTGTAGAATTTATAATTTTCCCGTAGGAGCACCTTAAATTCTGCCATTGCCTGTTTTATGTTTTTTACTTTCTCTAATGTATCTTTGGCTGTAACGGCAACAGCGGTGAGCATGAAGCAAAGATACTCTTCCCACTCCCCTTTATCGCGTACCTGCTGTAGCAGTCTGTAATAATCATTTTTATGTTGAATGATATACTTACTCAAATACAAAATGGGTGTATCTAACAAGTTATACTGTATGAGATATAATATATTCAAGATTCTGCCTGTACGACCATTCCCATCATAAAATGGGTGAATACTTTCAAATTGAAAATGAAATAATGCCATTTTAATAAGATGGTCTACAGACAAACATTCTGGCTTATTTATAAACTCTTCCAGGTTTTGCATTAACGGTACTATCTCTGCATTGCTTTGTGGTGGCGAATAGACAACAGCATCTGTCTTTTGATTTTTAAGCGTTGTTCCAGGTACTTTTCTAAAGCCAGCATTATTGTTTTCTAGTATTTGCTGAATTTGTTTTATGTGATTAATTGATAGAAAATTGTGTTTGACTACGATTTTGTAACCTGTTTTCATTGCTAATATGTAATTCTGCACCTCTTTGGCTTGACTAGAGGTAAGCTTGCCGATACCCATACTTGCCTTATAAATTTCGTCATGGGTAGTAACAATGTTTTCTACCTCAGAACTATCTTTAGCCTCTTGTATGGCCAGTGTATTTATTAAAATATCTTGTCGAGGAATAGATTGTGCAACACCCTTTAATTCAGCCAAAGCCCTATGTGCTTCAGGTAAAAGTTTTAGAACTTTCAGGGTTTCTAACTCTTTAGGATAGGGCAAATTTTGAAGTTTCCAAGTCATTCCTTAATTTTTATTCGCTTTTGATAATATGTAAAGATAATTAGATTTTCTTTACACATCGCCTTTATATGTATAAATAAATGACAAAATTATACACATTTAAATTATATGTAAAGACAATTGCCGAATCCTTTACACATTATTCTTTTGTGTAAAGGGATTCATAAAAACTTTACATATCCTCGAAGAACGTTTGGTTAGATAATCAATACTTAGAACAATGACCAATATAATTTGATGTGTTTTGCTTCATTTTAAATTCATTAAAAACAATTCAAAAGTTAAATGTTGTTATAGGAGCACTAATTCGGTATCCCATTAGTTTAGATGCTCTTGCAAGACATTTTACCATTGAAAATGAAGATTCCTGATCTTTCCCTCCAACTTTACAATTTATCGGAAATTCCGAAATGGAATCAAGAACCTCGGGGCAAGCCCACGAGGTATGCATTGGAAACTATTTTTAAAAATTTGAGGCAAGCCTCGGGGAATTAAACCCTCGATGAGGGATTAAAATACAAGATGGAAAACTTAAGAAAAATTTATTTTTAAGGTTTATTTCGATTCAAGTGAAAAAAGCTGATCAAAAAATTCCGTATTCTTAACATCTGCCGGCGATAAGTAGTCCTCCTTCACTACCTGCACAAAGCCCATAAAAGTAAAATAGCGCTCAAAGGTTCTTAGTGAGTAACATCTAAACGAATAGTCATTTTCCTCCATAATTTGCGGAAAGGCTTGAAAATACATTCCGGCATAAAAATAGGCAGATCTTTTTTTGCTTCCATATTTTTTGAGCAGGAAAAGACTGAAGGCAGGATTTACACGACCTATGGCATCAGAGTCAAACCCATCATAGTAAGCCCAATTGAGTTTATGGAACAAAACACTCAGGATTTCTTTCAGTATAAAATTTCCATCATCTGCATGCTTTTCCCCAATTTTGGTTAAGCTTAATTTTCCATTTCTCTTTTTGATTAAACTTGAAATTTCCAATAAAACACGGGTGATATTAATTTCAATAACTTCACTTTCTTTATATAACTTGCTAATACCTTTTTCAATCGCTTCGTTTTTAAGGTATCCCAGTCCGTAAATTTCTTTGACTAATTTAGTAGGCAAAGCCCCGGTTTTGGTGAGCTTTAATCCTTCGCCTCCCTTCATTTTATCAATGAGAAAGCGTACTTGCATGAGCAAGGGGCATTTTTTAAGTTGCTTTTCTGAAAGCTTGTTCAATATCAAAGGTCCTTCGCCCCCGGGAAAAATTTGAAGCTCTCCCATCTGCAAGGGAGTTAAACCGTCAAAATCATCCACACCACTCTCATTATAGGCATTTGCCCTTTTTTGCAACTCTTTATTCAAGTCTTCCAAATTATCAAAACCTTCCAAGCCATCGAGATTAATCATGTTTTGCTATTTAATATGTTTTATTATAAATGTTCGTTTTCCGGGTCACCTTCATTTAATTCATCTAAAAGATCTTCTAATGAAATCCTGTTTTTCTGTTTTTCTTCTTCGGTCATTGTTTCATAGTCCTCCACAGTTTTTTCAAGATCATTCAATTCTTTCTGTATCCCTTTCTCTTCAAAACCTACAAAGGTCATTTCGTAAAGGCAATGAGCGAGGATTTCCAATTCTGAAAAATCTTTTAAACTTTCTTTACAAATGTCCATTCCTAACCATTTTTTCCAGGACGTAAATTCGATTGCTTGAGAAAATGATTGTTCCTCATTTTGAGGGTGGTTGTATTTCCCGGAAACATCTACATATTCCTCTTCGTCAAAGGCATCTTTTACAGCCTTTATCACAATCGTCATATCGGTTTCTTCGGAGGCCATCATCAGCAATTTTTCAAATACCGTCTCGTAGCCCTCGAGGCTTTTTTCTTCATCCGGATATATTTCCAAGAGTATAGCAGAAATGCTTAACCAGGAATTGCATTGCACCAGCTGTTGTAAGGTCATATCGATTTACTTTTTCTGAGAAAGGTTTAGGTAAAATTAGGATTTTTCTATTTGAATTACTCAGCATTTCTTAACTGAATATTTTTGAATTAAACTGAAAGATCAAACTCCTAAAGTCCAGGTAATTTATAGCCAACATATTATGTCGCTTAATCTCTATTTACTGTAAAAACGTTTTATAAACTCACAGACGACAGGTGCCCGAGAATGAAATTAAGAGGAGCCAGCTTTGTCTTTATAACCACGATTAGTATATGTATGTCATTCATAAATATCTCCTCAAAACTTTCTTCAAGGATATTAATAT
It encodes:
- a CDS encoding DUF6557 family protein; the encoded protein is MTLQQLVQCNSWLSISAILLEIYPDEEKSLEGYETVFEKLLMMASEETDMTIVIKAVKDAFDEEEYVDVSGKYNHPQNEEQSFSQAIEFTSWKKWLGMDICKESLKDFSELEILAHCLYEMTFVGFEEKGIQKELNDLEKTVEDYETMTEEEKQKNRISLEDLLDELNEGDPENEHL
- a CDS encoding Fic family protein, coding for MTWKLQNLPYPKELETLKVLKLLPEAHRALAELKGVAQSIPRQDILINTLAIQEAKDSSEVENIVTTHDEIYKASMGIGKLTSSQAKEVQNYILAMKTGYKIVVKHNFLSINHIKQIQQILENNNAGFRKVPGTTLKNQKTDAVVYSPPQSNAEIVPLMQNLEEFINKPECLSVDHLIKMALFHFQFESIHPFYDGNGRTGRILNILYLIQYNLLDTPILYLSKYIIQHKNDYYRLLQQVRDKGEWEEYLCFMLTAVAVTAKDTLEKVKNIKQAMAEFKVLLRENYKFYSQDLLNHLFKQPYTKIEFLQKELHISRITAANYLNQLAEDGHLTKFKIGRTNYYVNGVVLNALK